From Gemmatimonadaceae bacterium, the proteins below share one genomic window:
- a CDS encoding methyl-accepting chemotaxis protein: protein MQFKIQVQEWKNLLIRGGSQEGFEKYASAFVRTDEEVAEQAKTLLAKVAAPEVRAQVERFTEAHGEMSRAYRAAMAEFGASGGRDQAKADKAVSGIDRAPTALMDSAVAQIGVGLAQFAASQRKVTTVTSITIVIFLVSLIPIALVVVNRSIRSPLQNAVALFDRLADGDLTVRMEVEGNDEIAKMGDAMNRAATAMHDSVVSIAGSAAALAAASEELSAVSTQMGAGAEETSTQAGVVSAAAEQVSRNVGTVAAGTEQMSASIKEIASNASQAAQVAMGAVKAADEANGTVAQLGNSSQEIGAVIKVITSIAEQTNLLALNATIEAARAGEAGKGFAVVANEVKELAKETAKATEDIARRIDAIQGDSQGAVTAIGQIAAVIRQINDISGSIASAVEEQAATTDEIGRNVEQAARGSGEIAGNITGVATAAQSTSQGVQNAKQAALELAQMSSTLQALVQRFKVASNGATSVPSGSFRRAA from the coding sequence GTGCAGTTCAAGATCCAGGTGCAGGAGTGGAAGAACCTGCTGATCCGTGGCGGCTCGCAGGAAGGCTTCGAGAAGTACGCCTCGGCCTTCGTGCGGACCGACGAGGAAGTGGCCGAGCAGGCGAAGACGCTGCTCGCCAAGGTGGCCGCCCCGGAAGTCCGTGCGCAGGTCGAGCGCTTTACCGAGGCACACGGCGAGATGAGCCGCGCGTACCGTGCGGCGATGGCGGAGTTCGGCGCCAGCGGCGGCCGTGATCAGGCCAAGGCCGACAAGGCGGTGTCGGGCATCGACCGCGCCCCGACGGCCCTGATGGACTCGGCCGTTGCGCAGATCGGCGTGGGCCTGGCCCAGTTCGCCGCGTCGCAGCGCAAGGTCACCACGGTCACCAGCATCACGATTGTCATCTTCCTGGTGTCGCTGATTCCGATCGCGTTGGTCGTCGTGAACCGCAGCATCCGCAGCCCGCTGCAGAATGCGGTGGCACTGTTCGACCGCCTTGCCGACGGCGATCTCACCGTCCGTATGGAAGTGGAAGGCAACGACGAGATCGCGAAGATGGGTGACGCGATGAACCGCGCTGCGACGGCGATGCACGACAGCGTCGTGTCGATTGCCGGCTCGGCGGCCGCGCTGGCCGCCGCCTCCGAGGAGCTCTCGGCGGTGTCCACGCAGATGGGTGCCGGCGCCGAGGAGACCTCGACGCAGGCTGGAGTGGTGTCCGCGGCGGCGGAGCAGGTGTCGCGCAACGTTGGCACGGTGGCGGCTGGCACCGAGCAGATGAGCGCCTCCATCAAGGAGATCGCCTCCAACGCCTCGCAGGCGGCGCAGGTGGCCATGGGCGCGGTGAAGGCGGCCGACGAGGCCAACGGCACCGTCGCGCAGCTGGGCAACTCCTCGCAGGAGATCGGCGCAGTCATTAAGGTCATCACGAGCATCGCGGAGCAGACGAACCTGCTGGCGCTGAACGCGACGATCGAGGCCGCGCGTGCGGGCGAGGCGGGCAAGGGCTTCGCGGTCGTGGCCAACGAGGTGAAGGAGCTGGCCAAGGAGACGGCGAAGGCGACGGAGGACATCGCGCGCCGCATCGACGCCATCCAGGGTGACTCGCAGGGTGCCGTGACCGCCATCGGCCAGATCGCCGCCGTCATCCGCCAGATCAACGACATCTCGGGCTCGATCGCCTCGGCGGTCGAGGAGCAGGCCGCCACGACGGACGAGATCGGCCGCAACGTCGAGCAGGCCGCACGCGGCTCGGGCGAGATCGCCGGCAACATCACCGGCGTGGCGACCGCCGCGCAGAGCACCAGCCAGGGCGTGCAGAACGCCAAGCAGGCGGCGCTCGAGCTGGCGCAGATGTCGAGCACGCTGCAGGCGCTGGTCCAGCGCTTCAAGGTGGCGTCGAACGGCGCGACGTCCGTGCCGTCGGGTTCCTTCCGTCGCGCCGCCTGA